The sequence below is a genomic window from Paenibacillus silvisoli.
AATCGCTGCCTAAATCGCCAAATAGCCTCCATGGCAACCGTTACAGTTTCAAAGGGGCCTTTTTGGGGCGAAATAGCCTCCGTGGCAACCGTTAGCTCATGAGCGGTAGCATGAGGCAGTTTCGCAATTGCACCTTTCGTACCGTTCGACAGCAAGAAGGCTGCTCATCATAGGAGCAGCCTTCTTTAACATGTGGATATACGCTAACGGTTGCCACAGCGCCTATTTCCGCAAAAATGGCCCTTTCTAAATCTAATGGTTGCCACAGCGTTTATTTCGCCGAAATCGCCCCAATTCACTGCCTAAATCGCCAAATAGCCTCTGTGGCAACCGTTAGCTCATGCGCGGTAGCATGAGGGAGTTCCGCTGGATCGCGCTAAAGACTCTAACGGATACGCGTGTCCGTTAGAGCCCAAAACGATGGATGTCCGTTACAGCCGAATTTGCTCCTCAAAATCATGTTTTCCGAATGTAACGGTCATCGGTGACCGTTACAACTGGATTTTTGGAATTTCCCCCGTCTAACGGACATCCATGTCCATTAGACGCTCGAACCAAAAGCTTAAACCCGCCAAGCCGCCTGGCTCAACCGCAGCTGCATCGGGAAGCTCACCCGATCCGTGCGCTCATCGATCACGACCGCCTCGATGCCGAACATCTCGGCGAAGTCGATCATCTGCTCCGCGGACACCTCGTACGAGAAGCCGGTATGATGCGCGCCGCCGGCCAAAATCCACGCCTCGACGCCGTCCTTCAGGTTCGGCAGCACCTGCCACAGCACCCGCGCGACAGGCAGCTTCGGCATGTCCTGCGCCACTTCCACCGCATTCACTTGATTGACCAGCAAGCGGAAGCGATGGCCAAGATCGATGATGCTCGCATTAATAGCGGCACCGCTCCGGCCGTTGAAGACCATCCGCGCCGGATCCGCTTTGCCGCCGATGCCGAGCGGATGAACCTCGATGCGCGGCTTCCCGTCCGCGATCGTCGGGCAAATTTCCAGCATATGCGCGCCAAGAACCAGCTCGTTGCCCGGCTCTAAATGATACGTATAATCCTCCATGAAGGACGTGCCCTTCCCGTCGGCCATAATTTTCATCAGCCTGACGAGCGCGGCCGTCTTCCAATCCCCTTCGCCGCCGAATCCGTAGCCGTCGGCCATCAATCGCTGTACCGCCAAGCCCGGCAGCTGCTCCAAGCCGTGCAAATCCTCGAACGTCGTCGTAAACGCCGTAAAGCCGCCCTCTTCCAAGAAGCTCCGCATGCCGAGCTCGATCCGCGCCTGATAAGCGATGGAGCCCCGTTTCTCCTCCGTATCCGCGACTATGGTATATTGCTCCTCATATTCGGCCACGAGACGATCGACGGCTTCTTGCGATACCGCGTTTACGCGCTGCACCAAATCGCCAACGCCATACGTGTTCACCGACCAGCCGAAACGGATTTCCGCCTCCACCTTATCGCCTTCCGTTACCGCCACCTGCCTCATGTTGTCGCCGAAACGGGCTACCTTGAGCGTCTTGCTCTCGCAGAGAGCGACGGCCGTCCGCTGCCAGCCGCCGATTTGCGAGCGAACCGCTCCATCCTGCCAATGGCCGAATACCACTTTGCGGGAACGCCCCATGCGCGTCCCGATAAAACCGTGCTCGCGATCGCCGTGAGCGGCTTGGTTCGTGTTCATGAAATCCATGTCGATCGCGCTCCACGGGATATCGCGGTTGTACTGCGTCGCGAAATGCAAATGCGGCTTGTTCAGCTGCGCCAATCCGGCGATCCACATTTTAGACGGCGAGAACGTATGCATCCACGTAATGACGCCGGCGCAGCGCTCATCGCTGCTCGCCTCGACCAATGTTTTTCGAATGTCTTCAGGCGTAGTCAGCAGCGCCTTGAACACGATTTTATACGAGATGGATGAGTCCGAATTCAGTCCTTCTACCATTTCTTTCGAATGGGCTTCCACTTCCAAAAGCGTCTCAACACCGTATAGATGCTGGCTCCCCGTCAAAAACCAAAACTCGTAAGGCTTCACGTTCAACATCGTACATGCCCCTTTCGGTTCGTTATAGTTCTAGTTCAAATGCTCAACCGCTGCTCGTTCGATCGCAAGACCGTTCACGTAACGCTTCATGAACGCTTCGAAGCCTTCGACGTCCTTCGGATCCGGCTGGACCGATACCCCGGCTTTGCCTGCAAACACCTTACCGTTCAAATAATCTTCCAACGTCTCTTGCTCCGACCGGTGAAGCATGAATGCGGCTAACAGGGCAATCCCCCACGCTCCGCCTTCTCCCGCCGTTTCCATAACGGATACCGGAACGTTAAGCGCACCGGCCATCATCTTCTGTCCGACGCCGGCTGTCTTGAAGAAGCCGCCATGCCCCAAAATTTCGTCCAGCTTTACCGCTTCCTGCTTGAGCAAAATATCCATGCCGATGCTCAAAGCCCCCAAAGCGGTAAACAGATGAACGCGCATGAAATTCGCTAAATTGAACCGGCTTTCCGCGGAACGCACGAACAAAGGACGGCCTTCTTCGAAATGCGTCATATGCTCGCCCGAGAGGTAGCCATAGGCCAGCAATCCGCCGCAATCCGGATCGCCTTGAAGCGCCAGGTTATACAGCGTTCCATATAATTGATTGGCGTCCGTTTCCATCCCCATCGCCTTCGCGAATTGACCGAACAGGCCAACCCACTCATTGAGGTCCGAGGAACAGTTGTTGGAATGAGCCATCGCGACGAGGTGGCCGGAAGGCGTCGTAACGAGATCGATTTCTTCGTACGCTTTGGACAAACCCTTCTCCAGAACGACCATGGCGAACACGGAGGTTCCGGCCGACACATTGCCCGTGCGCTTCGCTACGCTATTCGTTGCGACCATGCCCGTTCCGGCATCGCCTTCCGGCGGACAAAGCGGAATGCCCGCTTGCAGCTCGCCCGTGACATCCAGCAGCTTCGCGCCTTCCGCCGTGAGCGCGCCAGCATGTTCGCCCGCGACCAATACGGCAGGAAGGATGTCTTCCAGCGTCCACGGGAGCTGCTGAGCTGCGATTAGATCATTGAATTGCGACACCATCCCGGCATGGTACGTTTTCGTATGCATGTCGATCGGAAACACGCCGGACGCTTCGCCTACGCCAAGCACCTTCTGACCTGTCAATTTATAATGGATGTACCCGGCCAGCGTCGTCTGGAAGCGAATATTCGCCACATGCTCTTCCCCGTTTAAAATAGCTTGATAGAGATGGGCAATGCTCCAGCGCTGCGGGATGTGGAAGTTAAACAACTCGCTCAGCGCTGCGGACGCTTGCTCCGTGATATTATTTCGCCATGTGCGAAACGGGGTGAGCAGCTCGCCGGACTCGTCGAAGGCCATATAGCCGTGCATCATGCCGCTGAAGCCGATCGCTCCGACCGTCTGCAACGTTACGCCGTACTGCCGCTTCACGTCGCTCGCCATTTTCTGATAGCTGTCTTGTAAGCCCTTCCAAATATCCGCTAAGCTGTACGTCCAAATTTGGTTGGCGAAGCCGTTCTCCCAGTCATGACTGCCGGATGCGATCGGCGCATGATCGGGTCCAATGAGCACCGCTTTGATTCGGGTCGAGCCGAACTCGATGCCGAGCACGGTTTTGCCGCTTAGAATATCGCTTTTCACATCGTGACTCATGCGTATCCCTCCAAAATGTGTTCGTTCTATTTCGTTTGGTTCGTCTGTCCGTAATACGCGCCCGCTCCGTGCTTCCGCAAAAAGTGCTTATCAAGCAGCGTCTGATCCATCGGACCGATGCCGGGATTGAGGACATACGTATGCAGCGCCAGCTTGGCGACTTCCTCCAGCACGACGGCGTTATGAACCGCCTCATGCGCATCCTTGCCCCAGTTGAACGGCGCGTGGCTGTTGACGAGCACGCTCGGCACCTGCGCCGGATCGAGATCCTTGAACGTTTCGACAATGACGTTGCCCGTTTCCAGCTCGTAGCCGTTCTCGATCTCCTCGCGCGTCATCGCGCGGGTGATCGGAACCTCGCCGTAAAAATAATCCGCATGCGTCGTTCCGAGCGCCGGGATCGGTCTTCCCGCCTGCGCCCAGCTTGTAGCCCACGGGGAATGCGTATGCACGATGCCGCCGATGTGCGGGAACGCCTTATAAAGCACGAGATGCGTCGCCGTATCCGAGGAAGGCTTGAGCGCCCCTTCGACTTTGTTCCCTTCCAGATCGACGACGACAAGATCCTCCAGCTTCAGCTTCTCGTAAGGAACGCCGCTTGGCTTAATGACGACCAAGCCGCTTTCCCTGTCGATGCCGCTGACATTCCCCCATGTAAACGTAACGAGATGATACTTAGGCAAATCCAGATTGGCTTCCAATACTTCCTGCTTCAACCGTTCCAGCACACCATTCATCCTTTCGTCCAGCGATGTTTCTAAACAAAAGTATAAACTTGTACGTACAAATTTACTAGCACTTTTTCGCGGAACTATTCAGCTTGTATGTACACCTTCTGAGTCGATTCCCTAACAATCAGCCTCGGTTTATAGATTTTGGAGTCCGGCACGGCCGATCCGCCGCTTTCGATGAGCGCGAACAACATTTGCGCGGCATCCTCGCCCATTTCCGTCTTGGGATGCGCAAGCGTCGTCAGCTTCACTTCCGTGGCCGTAGCGAGCCACGAATCGTCGAACCCAACGATTGAAATGTCCTGCGGAACGGATAAGCCCGCCTTCCGAATGACGTCCAACAGCCGCAGCGCAAGCTCGTCGTTATAACAGACCAGCGCGGTCGGACGCTTGCCTTCAGGACGCGCAAGAAGCTCTGCCGCTGTCGCGAGCGGCCTATCTTCTTTCTCTTCCGTTCGGTAGGTGACGACGAATTCCGGATGAAGCTCCGCGTTATCCTGCTGATGCGCCCGCATGAACCCTTTCAATCTCAGAACGCCTTGCAGATCGTCCGTTTTGAACAAGCCCGCGATGCGGCGATGGCCAAGCTGAAGCAGGTGCTCCGCGGCCGCGTACCCGCCCTCTTCATCGTCGATGACCAAGGAGGGGCTGCTGATTTCCGGATATTTGGCGTTAATCATCACATAAGGAATGCGGCGGTTGTTAAGCGCTAGGAAGTAAGCGAGGTTCGGATTGCCCTCCGCGCTCTTCGTCGGCTCTATAATCAATCCGCTCAGCGGCTGATCCGTCAGCATCTGCAAGCTTTCGCGCTCTTTGTTCTTATCGTTGTCCGTACTGGAGAGCAGCAGGCTGTAGCCCTTCTCGCGTACCGCCGCCTCGGCTCCCCGGACGATATGAGGAAAAATATAATCGGATATGTACGTGGTGACTAAGCCGATCGTCCGCGTCTCAACGTGCTGCTGATGCTCTCCCTTAGGCTGAGCAACGAAGGTCCCTTTCCCTTGGATGCGATACAGCCTGTCCTCCTGCTCCAGTTCGCCGAGCGTCTGCCGGACCGTTTGCCGGCTGATGCCGAACTGCTCGGCGATCTCGTTTTCGGACGGCATCTGCTCGTCGGGCCGCAGCTTGCCTGCCTCGATCCACTCCAAAATCTCTCGCTTCAGCTGTACGTACTTCGGCAGCGCCTTCTCTTTCATTCGCTCGTCCCCTTATTCACTTATCTGTGCTTCTTATCTGTGCTCAATAGTATAACACTGCGGCAACTTGTATGTACATGTAACAAAAAAACAGTCCCTTAGCAACAGGTGCTAATTGGACTGTCTCTTCCTTCCTTTATAAGGCTTCCATGTTTATGCGGACGGTACTTGTTGAGGCATGACTACATACCCCATTGCTCTCCGAGATTTCAGAACGTTGATCATCTGGTTCTGTAAAGAGGCACTGCATGTTACCTCTACAAGCACCTCGCTCTTGCGATTGGCATACAGCTTTACTTTCTTTTTCGCAGTAGCAAATTCGATGAGTAAACCGACGATAAAACCGGCTGCCAAGCCGATCAATCCCCAAATCACGGGGCCCCAATACAATACAAACCCATAGATGGCTCCCAAGACCGCAAAGATCGTTCCGCAAATCATGGCTCCGTCCAGCATGCTTCTGCCATCGACCCGGTGTATGGAATCGATGATGTGGGCTTGTGAATCCAAATTTTCCAGCGGCAATGCCACGATATCGCGCGACGGCACCCCCAGCTTCTCTATATCATGAATCGCCATCTCGACAAAAGGGGAATGATCGAACGTCGCTACTATTTTCACAGCCTGGTCATTGCTTGTCACTAATTGCGCCAAATTTGCCGCCCTCACTCTCAAGTGCCGTACTTGCTCAATGTCGAATAACGTATTGTTCTCAGCGACCGATGAATACGCCTGAAAGATCGCGAAGCCGTACATCGACGGCAAAAACAGAAACCACTGCAAGTCCACGGCCGCAAGAGCGCCGGTAAAATCGCCAAGGAACGAATACAGCCAGGCACGCACGGCTACAGCCTTGTAGCTGACAAATATCCACCACGCCAGAATGAACGTGCCGACGATCGTATGCCCGCCATACAACTGGCCCAAGCCGGGGGATAGCACGGACCAAACCATGCCTACCCACGGATTTTTCTTGTCCAAAATGACGATATCGAAAACGCTGACGTCCGATGGCGTCACCGGCGCATCCTCGATTTCGGCCAATACATGGGTTTTATTGATTTCAACCGCGCTTCGGTAGCTGTCCCAGACGCTGTAGACGAATACCGCCACGTACAGCAAGGCCCAATCCTGGTTTAATTGGGCCTTTGCCTCCTCGAACCTGCCCAGAAAGGATAGGGCGATTCCCGTATTTAAATTCGCCTTGTTATTGACGACGAGCTCCCAAACAATCAACACGAACCCGTGTAAGTGCTTCCCGAGAAACATATGCCCAAACCCCGGAAAGGCGGCCGACCATCCCGCCGCCACCCAAGCCGGGCGGGGGTAAAACGAATTAATGCCGAAAACGGAAAGCTGCCCTTTGGCATAGCGAGGTTTGATGTCTGCTGACTGGAACTTCCGATGTGGCAATAGCGTGACCTCTCTCCTGCGGCTTTTCCTATAATTTTACCAGTCATTACCTGCAATATGCGCAGCGCGAGCGAACGTCGCCTTTTCTCGTTATCGAAGAACTTCGATAACGCCGCTCGCAATGGCCTTCGAGATGCGCGCTTGAAACGACTCGGTCTTCATTCTCGCCTCTTCCGTCCTATTCGAAATGTACCCGAGCTCCAGCAATACAGCCGGCTTCGCGTTCTCGCGAATCACATGGTAATCGCCGAACTGAACGCCTCGGTCCTTCGTGTCCATGTCGGTTTTGAACAGCTGGTCATGAAGGGTCTCGGCGATCCCCCTGTCTTGCGGTTTGTTGTAGTACGTTGTCATCCCGTATACATCGCCGGTCTCGAACGCATCGAAGTGGATGCTGATAAACAAGTCGGCCTGTTCGGTTTGCGCGATTGCCGTTCGTTCTTTCAGCGAGATCGTCGTATCCGCTTCTCTCGTCATGACGACTCTTGCTCCTTGCTCCTTCAGCTTCCGTTCGACATTCCGCGCGGTCAGCAGCGTAACATCCTTCTCGTACGTTCCTGCGCCCCCGATCGAGCCGACGTCCTTGCCGCCATGCCCGGGATCGAGAACGATCGTTTTTCCTTTCAAGGGTAAATTCGCTTCTTCACTCGACGATAAGGCTTGTACGACGCTTTGCTTCTCCTGCTTTGCTCCTTCGGTTTGTATGTGAAATAGACTGAGCGACACGATGATTCCAACGATGGCTATGGCCAAATACGTAGTGGTTGTTTTCATGCATCCATCTTACTAACCGAGGCTAAAGACGGCGTGGAGCCGAAATAAAGATGAAATAAAGATTTGAGCGTGCGGACTATGAACGTTTCCGAAGCAAGCGAAAGTAAAACGCTACGCCATCCTTTGTGTTGGACGCGCCATACCAAGCCCCGTGAAGCTCCAATATATTTTTGGAAATCGCGAGTCCGAGTCCCGTTCCCCCGTCGGCCCGCTGCCTGGATGCGTCTCCCCGGTAGAAGCGATCCCACACTTGCGCAAGCTGCTCCTCCGGAATATGGATGCCTTTGTTTTCCACGCGAACGACGATATGATTCTGCTCCTCGGGCTGCTCGGTCATGGAAACGACGATTTCTTCCCTTTCCGGCGTATAGCGGATCGCGTTCGTCATGAAATTCGTGATGACCTGCTCGATCCGATGCTGATTGGCAACGACGGCGACGGGGAAAACGCGCACCGTTAAACGCAGTTGTTTCTTGTCCAGCTCATGCGCCAATTGCCCGCAAATCGATTCGATCGACTTGTCGATATCAAATTCGTCCATCGGCATCTTATAGGTGCCCGATTCGTATTTCGCCAGCTCCAGCATATCGACGATCAGATGATCCATCTTGTCGACCTCTTGCTCCATCGCCGCGAAGTAATAATCCTTCTTGTGCGCAGCCACGCCGTCCTTGAGAATCGAGATGCAGCTCTTCATGACGCTTAGCGGCGTCTTCAGCTCGTGCGATACGCCCGCGATGAAATCCTTCCTCGTTCGTTCCAGCTGCTTTTCTTTCTCGATATCTTCCCGCAGCTTGCCGATGTAGGAATGCAGCGTAGCCGATAGCCGGTTGATGTTGCGCGAGAGATCGCCAATTTCATCCTTGGAACGAACGGGGATGCTTTCCGCGAAATCGAGATTCGCGATTTTTTGCGTCGTTTGATTGATGCGCAGCAGCGGCCTTGCGATTTTCATGGAAAAATAAAGCGACGCGATCAGGATGAGCACGATAACGAACGCAACGATATAGACATAATAGTCCTTCATCATTTGAACGGCTTCGTCTACCGGCTGCAGCGACGCCATCGCGAAGATGTAGTTGGTCGTACCGTTGTCATATCGGACCGGCTGGATGAACAGCTTGTACTTCACGTTATTTTGCTCGTAATCCTGGGTCAGAAGCGAATCCGTTAGCGTTAAGCCTTCAAAGAGCAGCTTCGCTTGAAACGCATTGATTTGCTCCAGAAACAGCTTATTGGAGTAAATCAAGTCCGACGATCCGCCGCCTCTCGGAAGCCGGATGTCCGTGATTGCTCCGAATACGCTCGTATAGGACGACTTGAAGGCTTTTCGGTTGAAAGGCTCGTTTTCGTACAGCAGTTCCCCGGATGGATGCTGCAGCATAATGGGAATGAGCACCGAGTAGCTCTTGATCCCCCTAACGAAGATTTGGTCGCCAACGCGAACCAACGCTTCTCCCGATGCGGCTTCCTCCATGCTCATGAGCGAATAGAGCGGAACCTTAATGCGCAATTCCTTCTCCTCGTCCGTCGTCGCCTTGGCCAATCTGATTTCCAGGTAGAAGTCGTTTGCAAACTTTAAGTTGCCATCGTGATCCAAGCTCGTAATCGTGACGTTATTCGTCCGATAGAAATCCTGCTCAAGCGACTGGACGGCAGCCGGATTGCCGCCAGCCTCCTTGTAAGCCGTCTTTAAAGCCGCTAGCTTGGTCTGCAGGTCGCTCACCTTGCGATTCGCATAATAGTCTTTGAAAAATATCGTTTGTCCAACGTAAATAACGGCCAATATGAGCATGCATAACGCAGCCGTGAGC
It includes:
- the araA gene encoding L-arabinose isomerase, whose product is MLNVKPYEFWFLTGSQHLYGVETLLEVEAHSKEMVEGLNSDSSISYKIVFKALLTTPEDIRKTLVEASSDERCAGVITWMHTFSPSKMWIAGLAQLNKPHLHFATQYNRDIPWSAIDMDFMNTNQAAHGDREHGFIGTRMGRSRKVVFGHWQDGAVRSQIGGWQRTAVALCESKTLKVARFGDNMRQVAVTEGDKVEAEIRFGWSVNTYGVGDLVQRVNAVSQEAVDRLVAEYEEQYTIVADTEEKRGSIAYQARIELGMRSFLEEGGFTAFTTTFEDLHGLEQLPGLAVQRLMADGYGFGGEGDWKTAALVRLMKIMADGKGTSFMEDYTYHLEPGNELVLGAHMLEICPTIADGKPRIEVHPLGIGGKADPARMVFNGRSGAAINASIIDLGHRFRLLVNQVNAVEVAQDMPKLPVARVLWQVLPNLKDGVEAWILAGGAHHTGFSYEVSAEQMIDFAEMFGIEAVVIDERTDRVSFPMQLRLSQAAWRV
- a CDS encoding xylulokinase → MSHDVKSDILSGKTVLGIEFGSTRIKAVLIGPDHAPIASGSHDWENGFANQIWTYSLADIWKGLQDSYQKMASDVKRQYGVTLQTVGAIGFSGMMHGYMAFDESGELLTPFRTWRNNITEQASAALSELFNFHIPQRWSIAHLYQAILNGEEHVANIRFQTTLAGYIHYKLTGQKVLGVGEASGVFPIDMHTKTYHAGMVSQFNDLIAAQQLPWTLEDILPAVLVAGEHAGALTAEGAKLLDVTGELQAGIPLCPPEGDAGTGMVATNSVAKRTGNVSAGTSVFAMVVLEKGLSKAYEEIDLVTTPSGHLVAMAHSNNCSSDLNEWVGLFGQFAKAMGMETDANQLYGTLYNLALQGDPDCGGLLAYGYLSGEHMTHFEEGRPLFVRSAESRFNLANFMRVHLFTALGALSIGMDILLKQEAVKLDEILGHGGFFKTAGVGQKMMAGALNVPVSVMETAGEGGAWGIALLAAFMLHRSEQETLEDYLNGKVFAGKAGVSVQPDPKDVEGFEAFMKRYVNGLAIERAAVEHLN
- the araD gene encoding L-ribulose-5-phosphate 4-epimerase, with amino-acid sequence MLERLKQEVLEANLDLPKYHLVTFTWGNVSGIDRESGLVVIKPSGVPYEKLKLEDLVVVDLEGNKVEGALKPSSDTATHLVLYKAFPHIGGIVHTHSPWATSWAQAGRPIPALGTTHADYFYGEVPITRAMTREEIENGYELETGNVIVETFKDLDPAQVPSVLVNSHAPFNWGKDAHEAVHNAVVLEEVAKLALHTYVLNPGIGPMDQTLLDKHFLRKHGAGAYYGQTNQTK
- a CDS encoding GntR family transcriptional regulator, which translates into the protein MKEKALPKYVQLKREILEWIEAGKLRPDEQMPSENEIAEQFGISRQTVRQTLGELEQEDRLYRIQGKGTFVAQPKGEHQQHVETRTIGLVTTYISDYIFPHIVRGAEAAVREKGYSLLLSSTDNDKNKERESLQMLTDQPLSGLIIEPTKSAEGNPNLAYFLALNNRRIPYVMINAKYPEISSPSLVIDDEEGGYAAAEHLLQLGHRRIAGLFKTDDLQGVLRLKGFMRAHQQDNAELHPEFVVTYRTEEKEDRPLATAAELLARPEGKRPTALVCYNDELALRLLDVIRKAGLSVPQDISIVGFDDSWLATATEVKLTTLAHPKTEMGEDAAQMLFALIESGGSAVPDSKIYKPRLIVRESTQKVYIQAE
- a CDS encoding N-acetylmuramoyl-L-alanine amidase family protein, producing the protein MKTTTTYLAIAIVGIIVSLSLFHIQTEGAKQEKQSVVQALSSSEEANLPLKGKTIVLDPGHGGKDVGSIGGAGTYEKDVTLLTARNVERKLKEQGARVVMTREADTTISLKERTAIAQTEQADLFISIHFDAFETGDVYGMTTYYNKPQDRGIAETLHDQLFKTDMDTKDRGVQFGDYHVIRENAKPAVLLELGYISNRTEEARMKTESFQARISKAIASGVIEVLR
- a CDS encoding sensor histidine kinase, whose protein sequence is MRVGIVAKLFMLTAALCMLILAVIYVGQTIFFKDYYANRKVSDLQTKLAALKTAYKEAGGNPAAVQSLEQDFYRTNNVTITSLDHDGNLKFANDFYLEIRLAKATTDEEKELRIKVPLYSLMSMEEAASGEALVRVGDQIFVRGIKSYSVLIPIMLQHPSGELLYENEPFNRKAFKSSYTSVFGAITDIRLPRGGGSSDLIYSNKLFLEQINAFQAKLLFEGLTLTDSLLTQDYEQNNVKYKLFIQPVRYDNGTTNYIFAMASLQPVDEAVQMMKDYYVYIVAFVIVLILIASLYFSMKIARPLLRINQTTQKIANLDFAESIPVRSKDEIGDLSRNINRLSATLHSYIGKLREDIEKEKQLERTRKDFIAGVSHELKTPLSVMKSCISILKDGVAAHKKDYYFAAMEQEVDKMDHLIVDMLELAKYESGTYKMPMDEFDIDKSIESICGQLAHELDKKQLRLTVRVFPVAVVANQHRIEQVITNFMTNAIRYTPEREEIVVSMTEQPEEQNHIVVRVENKGIHIPEEQLAQVWDRFYRGDASRQRADGGTGLGLAISKNILELHGAWYGASNTKDGVAFYFRLLRKRS